The window TTCTCGGGAAAACTCGACCTCGATCCCCTTGGCCGCGATGTCGGCCCGGGCCAGACGCAGGGCCCTCTCCACGACCGATTCCAAATCCTCGTCGCGCAGCTTGAGCTCGCCCGGCCGGGCGAACTCGAGCAGTTCCGAAACCACCCGATTGAGGCGGTCCGTCTCCTGAACCATGGCCCTTGCGGCCTCCCGATCCTGGCCCTGGACCTTGCCGGAGAGATACGTGGCGAAGCCCTTGATGGTCCCCAACGGGTTTCTGATCTCGTGGGCCACGCCCGCCGCGAGGTTGCCCAGGGCGGAGAGGCGTTCGTTGCGCCGGACCTGCTCCTGCAGCCTGCGCAATTCCCCGAGGTCCCGCAGCAGGAAGAGATGGCCCAGGAACCGCCCGTCGTTGTTGACGATGCGGGACGCGGCGATGCCCACGGGCACGCCGCGTCCGCCGGCAACGGCCAGGACAGTCTCCCGCTCCGGCACCTTGTCCCGGCCTTCGAGCTCTGCCATGAGCCCGGCCCAGTCCAATCCCCCGAGGCTGGCCAGCGGTTCCCCCTCGATCTGGCCGCCCGGCTTCCCGATGAGCACGGCCGCGGCCGCGTTTGCCAGGACGACCCGGCCCTCGGGATCGGTGGTCAGCAGTCCCAGAGGCAGGCAGGTCACCACCTCCGTGGCGAAGGCCTGGGTATCCAGCAGCAGACGGCGCGAGCGCCGGTAGTGCTCGGCCCAGAACAGCGCCGCGAAACCTCCCGCACCGAAGAGTACGGTCAGGATGCCTATGATGACGCTGGTGCGGAATTCGTCTGCCATGGCCTCTTCAAGGGGCCGCGCATCCTGTCCAACCAAAATGATCGCGGGCGCGGCCGTCCCGGCGCCCTGGCCGCCGTCATGGCCGGGTCCGGCCATGGGCCCGCACCACATGGAACGGTGCACCCCCGGAAGGGGAGAAAACTTCTTGTAGACTTCAAACACTTCCCGCCCGTCGTCAGCGACCAGGAAGCGTCCCTTGCGCCCTTCCTCCGGCAAGATCACGGACGGGACCTTCTCCTGGGGGTGAAGCGCCGAACCGATGCGTGCCGGGTCGCTGTGGGCCAGGATCGTGCCCCGTTCGTCGGTCACCGCCAGATAGACGATACCGTGCTGCTTGGCCGTCTCCTCCACCAGGGACTGGAAATACCCGGGTCCGCCGTGCATGCCCATGCCGATGCGCGTCCCAGCCTCAAGCGCCCAGAACAGGGCGTCGGCATGATCCAGATAGTTTGCAATCATGTGCGCCCTGGCGCGCTGAAGGTTGCGGGCCGCGAATACCGCGACCGCGATCCCTAGAATAGCCACGAAGCCGGCCATCAGCCAGGACGCGGTGCGTTGTTGTTTCGAAAATCCTGAAAAAGTGCCCATCGACCACCTCGCTCCAAAACCTGTAACCGTTTTACCCACTTTGTCCAGACAGGTGTCACATGTTTACCCGCATACCCTGACCACGGAAACCGCAACTTCCGCCCGAAATCACAAATTCATCTTTTATATCTGAATGTTACATATTCGCGAAGCCTCCTGGCACGCCCCTTGCCTTACTCATATCGAAACGTGAAGCGAAAGATGCGGAGGATAGCATGATGTGGAATTGCGGAACACTGCCCTGGTCCGGCGGCTGGATGATCGGACACTCCCTGTGGGGCCTGCTCCTCGTCGTGGGCGTCGGGGCGCTGCTCTGGACCGCCTGCAAGCCGCGACGACCCTCGGGCCCTTCGGCGGACAGGGCCGACTCCCTGGAGATTCTGAAACTCCGTCTGGCCCGGGG is drawn from Desulfomicrobium escambiense DSM 10707 and contains these coding sequences:
- a CDS encoding ATP-binding protein, which gives rise to MAILGIAVAVFAARNLQRARAHMIANYLDHADALFWALEAGTRIGMGMHGGPGYFQSLVEETAKQHGIVYLAVTDERGTILAHSDPARIGSALHPQEKVPSVILPEEGRKGRFLVADDGREVFEVYKKFSPLPGVHRSMWCGPMAGPGHDGGQGAGTAAPAIILVGQDARPLEEAMADEFRTSVIIGILTVLFGAGGFAALFWAEHYRRSRRLLLDTQAFATEVVTCLPLGLLTTDPEGRVVLANAAAAVLIGKPGGQIEGEPLASLGGLDWAGLMAELEGRDKVPERETVLAVAGGRGVPVGIAASRIVNNDGRFLGHLFLLRDLGELRRLQEQVRRNERLSALGNLAAGVAHEIRNPLGTIKGFATYLSGKVQGQDREAARAMVQETDRLNRVVSELLEFARPGELKLRDEDLESVVERALRLARADIAAKGIEVEFSREGELPPIPLDPERMTQALLNLFLNAVQAMDQGSTLRISTAQDQAEGIVSLRIEDSGHGMPPEVLGDIFNPYFTTKASGTGLGLAIVHRIVEGHGAAIKVESTVGRGTVFTIELPVTRRPA
- a CDS encoding SHOCT domain-containing protein, producing MMWNCGTLPWSGGWMIGHSLWGLLLVVGVGALLWTACKPRRPSGPSADRADSLEILKLRLARGEISIEEYNTLKSML